A segment of the Luteolibacter arcticus genome:
CCGCCCTACCGGATCGACATCCTGACCAGCATCCTGGGCGTGACCTTTGAGGACTCGTACCCGCGCCGAGTGATGCATCCGCTGGCGGGCCTCGAGGTGCCGTTCATCGGACTTGAAGATTTAAAGCGAAACAAGCGCTCCACCGGTCGCCACAAGGATCTTGGCGATCTCGATGCCCTTGAGAAACTCAGCGATTGACCCCTTTTCCCCATGCCCGCCGTGCTCGAACACTTCGCTTCCCTGCTCGAATCCGCTCCCGAGACGCCTGCCGCTTTTCCCGCTTGGTTTGCCGAGCGCCAGCGTGCCGCGTGGAAGCGCTTTCTTGAAACGCCGAACCCAAAGCGCGGCGATGAGCCATGGCGCTTCTCAAGCATCAAGCAGCTCGACTTCGCCGGTTTTGCGACCGGCGAGGCACCATTGGGCTCCCAATTGGTCGAGCGATCGGTCTCGCTGGAAGCTCCGGTGGCGAAGTTCGTATTCGCGAATGACGCACTGCTTCATTCCGAATCGAATCTTCCGGCCGGCGTGATCTGTCTGCCTTTGGAAGAAGCATTGGTTTCCCACGGCGATCTGGTCCGCGAGCACTTCATGAAGCGCGACACGCGGCTGGGTTCCGTGAAGTGGACGGCGCTTCACGAGGCGAACGTGAGCAACGGCCTGTTCGTTCATGTACCGGCCGGAGTCGAAGTGGAAGGAACCATCGAAGTCTTCCACTGGATCGCCGGCGACAAGACCGCGATCTTCCCGCACACGCTCGTCGTGACCGGTGCGAATGCGAAGGTCCGCGTGGTGGACTACTTCCAGTCGGCCAATACGGATGAGGCCGGCCTCGCAATCGCGGTGAACGATCTCAACGCAGGTCCTGGCTCGAAGCTCGACTACATCGCGATCCAGGCATTCAACGAGAACACCAAGGTCATCCAGGTCAATGAGACCGGCGTGGCCAAGGATGCTTCGGCCATCGGCTTCATCCTCAATACCGGTGCCGCGTGGGCGCGCAATGAATCGCTCAGCCGCCTCGAAGGCGAAGGCGCGCGCTCCGACATGCTTTCCGTGAGCATTCCCGCGCGCGATCAGGAGTACGACCAGCGCACCTTCCAGCACCACGTCAGCCCCGGTGCCTACAGCGACCTGCTCTACAAGAATTCCTTGTACGATGAGTCTCGTACCATTTTCTCCGGCCTGATCTTCGTGGATGAAGGCGCGCACCGCACCGACGCCTACCAGACCTGCCGCAATCTCTTCATGAGCGAGAACGCCGAGGCGAACTCGATGCCCGGCCTCGAGATCAATGCCGACGACGTGAAGTGCTCGCACGGCAGCACCAGCTCGCAGATCGACGAGAGCGAGATCTTCTACCTCCGCGCCCGCGGCATTGACCCGGTCCGCGCCCGCCAGCTCATCGCCCGCGGATTCTCCGTGCAAGTCATCGAGCGCCTCGGCGACGAAAAGGTGGAGGAGATGGTGCTGCGCTTCCTCGATGACAAGTTCGCCCACATCGCCACCGGCGGGGCGTGAAGCTTCTTGGCCAACGGTCATGCCCGTCCTAGGGTCGGAGCATGATCGCGAAAGGTTTTTTCGGCATTTGGTTGGCCCTCTCCACGCCGCTGCCCGCGGAGGGAGAACCGGCGGCTCTTTCCCGCGAGGAGGCGCTGAAGCTTGCTCGTAGCTATGATGGGCGAGAGCTTGGCTCGCTGTGGTTCGATCATGGTGACAAGGCTGGTCCTTATCGTCACGCCGGCCGGGTGGTTCTCAGCCCGGGGGCGCACATCTCCTACGAAGTGGGTGAACCGGGTAAGGATCTGTCTTCCACGGGGCTCTACGTGGACGATGACGTTTGGGAAACCCACCTCGATTTTTTCACCGGTCCGACAGGTGCGGGGTGGGTGACGGCCCACAATTTCAAACCGGAGGTGGCACCGATCGTCCCCCGGTCCCGTAAAGATACACGCACGAAGCGGCAAATGGCACTCGGTCCTGCTGGCGCGCTCGCCATCGAGGAGGGGAATCTGGAGCTACTGAAGGTCCTGCTTGCCCAAGGCCTCGAGCTCAACGGTGTCCTCGATCTTAAAGACCGCATGACACCGCTCTACGCTGCTGTCTGGGAGCGCGAACTCGGCATCGCGAAATTCCTCTTCGAAAAGGGTGCCGATCCGGAAGTGCGGTCGCGTTCTGGCGAGCGTCCCATCGAGTTGGCGATCGAATGGAAGATGGATGATTTC
Coding sequences within it:
- the sufD gene encoding Fe-S cluster assembly protein SufD; amino-acid sequence: MPAVLEHFASLLESAPETPAAFPAWFAERQRAAWKRFLETPNPKRGDEPWRFSSIKQLDFAGFATGEAPLGSQLVERSVSLEAPVAKFVFANDALLHSESNLPAGVICLPLEEALVSHGDLVREHFMKRDTRLGSVKWTALHEANVSNGLFVHVPAGVEVEGTIEVFHWIAGDKTAIFPHTLVVTGANAKVRVVDYFQSANTDEAGLAIAVNDLNAGPGSKLDYIAIQAFNENTKVIQVNETGVAKDASAIGFILNTGAAWARNESLSRLEGEGARSDMLSVSIPARDQEYDQRTFQHHVSPGAYSDLLYKNSLYDESRTIFSGLIFVDEGAHRTDAYQTCRNLFMSENAEANSMPGLEINADDVKCSHGSTSSQIDESEIFYLRARGIDPVRARQLIARGFSVQVIERLGDEKVEEMVLRFLDDKFAHIATGGA
- a CDS encoding ankyrin repeat domain-containing protein, which gives rise to MIAKGFFGIWLALSTPLPAEGEPAALSREEALKLARSYDGRELGSLWFDHGDKAGPYRHAGRVVLSPGAHISYEVGEPGKDLSSTGLYVDDDVWETHLDFFTGPTGAGWVTAHNFKPEVAPIVPRSRKDTRTKRQMALGPAGALAIEEGNLELLKVLLAQGLELNGVLDLKDRMTPLYAAVWERELGIAKFLFEKGADPEVRSRSGERPIELAIEWKMDDFIELLAKPLSEEKRIAAVPEGALANIFSRQEAEKIQFIRWQGADPPEELLTWLRKVLPNARAASHMETLGKRPLGAHSWYRDKLDGRFGSLLEVKIEPAGGSWKVHLRDSVGPFLAGGGWEAEVFQQKGYWFRKDEKSWAE